The Mechercharimyces sp. CAU 1602 genome includes a region encoding these proteins:
- a CDS encoding DUF418 domain-containing protein — translation MGISNKRMIGFDLARALAIFGMVVVNYKIALHAEESSPQWLDALTGLIEGRAAAIFVILAGIGISLMSKKAWKDEKDRTHIHSLRQQIWKRSFFLLILGTGLYLLGWSADILHYYAVYLFIASFFLTSSSRVLLWAATCSLLIAQLLQFLGDYTYGWDSTFQTFQLFWSPLGFLSNLFYNGYHPIFPWIAFVFFGMWLGRFDFNQPHVKRKLLFISTTIAILVQASSYLLIQLTSPIIGTELAEYFFTTKPMPPTLFYMIASSSTSVLIILLCIYLSEQFRKHIMMKALVYTGQLALTHYVGHFLFLVVLYLVGVPEYASLPLAVGSSLLFFTLSIVLSYWWRTYLVRGPIEYAMRKVSG, via the coding sequence ATGGGTATATCCAACAAGCGTATGATTGGCTTTGATCTAGCGCGAGCACTTGCTATTTTCGGCATGGTGGTCGTCAACTATAAAATTGCGTTACATGCTGAAGAATCTTCCCCACAGTGGCTAGATGCCCTCACTGGTTTAATAGAGGGCAGAGCCGCCGCTATCTTCGTGATCTTAGCCGGGATCGGAATCTCACTCATGAGCAAGAAAGCGTGGAAGGACGAAAAAGATCGTACCCATATCCACTCACTCCGGCAACAGATATGGAAACGATCTTTCTTCCTCTTGATATTAGGCACCGGCCTCTATTTGCTCGGATGGTCTGCAGACATCTTACACTACTATGCTGTTTACCTCTTTATCGCTTCCTTTTTTCTCACTTCTTCTTCACGCGTATTACTGTGGGCAGCCACCTGTTCACTTCTAATCGCCCAACTTCTCCAGTTCCTCGGCGATTATACCTATGGGTGGGACTCTACCTTTCAAACTTTTCAACTATTTTGGTCTCCACTCGGTTTTTTAAGCAATCTATTCTATAATGGCTATCATCCAATCTTCCCTTGGATCGCCTTTGTTTTCTTCGGCATGTGGTTGGGGAGATTTGATTTTAATCAACCTCATGTAAAAAGAAAATTACTCTTCATTTCCACTACTATCGCAATACTTGTACAAGCTTCTTCCTATCTACTCATACAACTAACTTCTCCTATCATTGGGACTGAGCTGGCTGAATACTTTTTTACCACTAAACCGATGCCTCCCACTCTCTTCTATATGATCGCCAGTTCCAGCACATCCGTACTCATCATCTTGCTCTGCATCTACCTTTCTGAACAGTTTCGTAAACACATCATGATGAAGGCACTCGTTTATACAGGTCAGCTGGCGCTCACACACTATGTGGGGCACTTCTTATTCCTAGTCGTCCTCTACCTCGTCGGTGTTCCTGAGTACGCCTCTTTGCCATTGGCAGTAGGTAGTTCCCTTCTATTCTTTACTCTCTCGATTGTGCTCTCCTACTGGTGGAGAACTTACTTGGTACGAGGCCCCATCGAGTACGCCATGCGCAAGGTAAGTGGTTGA
- a CDS encoding YdhK family protein, with protein MNLKKIKYFMTILFLSLIFTLAACSGSNEEGQTEESYQNENQSGEATSEENTSEESDSHEDMDHSSSEVPGGLEDAENPTYEVGSQAIIQADHMSGMEGAEATIVGSYDTVAYVVSYDPTNGGKRVKNHKWVINEEIKEYSKESFKSGEEVTLNASHMKGMEGAIALIESVEETTVYMVDYTPTDGGKEVTNHKWITESELTAD; from the coding sequence ATGAATTTGAAAAAAATTAAATATTTTATGACCATATTGTTTCTAAGTTTAATATTCACTTTAGCGGCTTGCTCTGGAAGTAATGAAGAAGGACAAACTGAAGAGTCCTATCAAAACGAAAACCAAAGTGGAGAGGCGACTTCTGAAGAAAACACGAGTGAAGAATCGGATAGTCATGAAGACATGGATCATTCCTCGAGTGAAGTACCAGGAGGTTTAGAAGATGCAGAAAATCCTACTTATGAAGTAGGTAGTCAAGCTATAATCCAGGCAGACCATATGAGTGGGATGGAAGGAGCAGAAGCTACAATAGTAGGATCCTATGATACTGTAGCGTATGTCGTTTCGTATGATCCTACAAATGGCGGTAAGAGAGTTAAGAATCATAAATGGGTTATTAATGAAGAAATTAAAGAATATAGTAAAGAATCTTTTAAATCGGGGGAAGAAGTGACGCTTAATGCTTCGCACATGAAAGGTATGGAAGGAGCAATCGCTCTCATTGAATCAGTTGAAGAAACGACCGTTTACATGGTTGACTATACTCCAACAGATGGTGGAAAAGAAGTTACAAATCATAAGTGGATTACAGAAAGTGAGCTAACAGCTGATTAG
- a CDS encoding four-helix bundle copper-binding protein — translation MSHEQYQTVIESLHECMKACSHCYDACLQEEDLNMMAQCIRLDRECADICAYLEQSLVRGTPFAAELASVCAKICEECGNECKKHDHDHCQKCADACFKCAEACKSIA, via the coding sequence ATGTCACATGAACAGTACCAGACCGTAATTGAGTCGCTACATGAGTGTATGAAAGCCTGTAGCCATTGCTATGATGCTTGCCTGCAAGAAGAAGACTTAAATATGATGGCTCAGTGTATTCGTTTGGACAGAGAGTGTGCAGATATCTGTGCTTATCTTGAACAATCTTTAGTTAGAGGTACTCCTTTTGCAGCAGAGTTAGCTAGCGTCTGTGCTAAAATTTGTGAAGAATGTGGAAATGAATGTAAAAAACATGATCATGACCATTGTCAAAAGTGTGCAGATGCTTGTTTTAAATGTGCGGAAGCATGTAAAAGCATTGCATAA
- a CDS encoding response regulator transcription factor, which produces MTRILLVDDEQRMLNLISLYLTPHGFTCDEALSGYQALKKLNEQTYDLILLDIMMKEMDGFATCTKIKERTNIPIIMLTAKDQKQDILHGLHIGADDYITKPFDEEILLARIEALLRREKNQTKVEVNGLIWNQDSHQLNYKNKEIRLTPKEFKLLGLLLKRPNQVYEREDLLELIWGFDSETEGRTIDSHVRNLREKIRKHDYPIDTHLKTIWGVGYKWEK; this is translated from the coding sequence ATGACTAGAATTTTACTTGTTGATGATGAACAAAGAATGCTAAATTTAATCTCCTTATACCTAACTCCTCATGGGTTTACCTGTGATGAGGCTTTGAGTGGTTATCAGGCTCTCAAGAAATTAAATGAACAAACTTATGATCTGATCCTGTTAGATATCATGATGAAAGAGATGGATGGTTTTGCTACATGCACGAAGATTAAAGAAAGAACGAATATTCCAATTATCATGCTTACCGCAAAAGATCAAAAACAAGATATTCTTCATGGTTTGCACATAGGAGCGGATGACTATATTACGAAACCGTTCGATGAGGAAATCCTGCTCGCTCGGATAGAAGCTCTGTTAAGGCGAGAAAAGAATCAAACGAAAGTTGAAGTCAATGGTTTAATATGGAATCAAGATTCACACCAACTCAATTATAAAAATAAGGAAATTCGTCTGACCCCTAAAGAATTCAAATTGCTGGGGCTGCTGCTCAAACGACCGAATCAAGTGTATGAACGTGAAGATTTATTAGAGTTAATCTGGGGATTCGATTCAGAAACAGAGGGGAGGACCATTGATTCCCATGTTCGAAACCTGAGAGAAAAAATTCGAAAACATGATTACCCTATCGATACTCATTTGAAAACGATATGGGGTGTCGGCTATAAATGGGAAAAATAA
- a CDS encoding cell wall metabolism sensor histidine kinase WalK — MTIIEFSLFFVLYTNISNYQIDEVLDGLLSRGGSHRDVLEKKFDEATLNHVALMESEAITDVVITDEQGNILSSSSSIDSFHRELIQEYRTSPKYKGIIVEEQWKTSPYVATLSPIMINGELQGNVYMFSPSSIIRDLTTHLSRQFIFVMVLILVVTMIVVFTLSKLVTKPLIRMKEETEKLSNGETNVELSEHYNDELGVLARSINRLAEDLERMKQERNDFLSSIAHELRTPLTYLKGYADIASREQTSEENRRKYLEIIKEETESLTTMIQQLFQLAKMDENTFAIQPESCKVKPLILDAKQKLYPLIKTHVAEVRIDCPEELEVYADPIRFKQVIMNLLDNALRYSGRHPSVWIQVQKLHMKVLITIRDEGPGVPEESIPYLFDRLFRLDKSRSRNSGGTGLGLAIVKEIVEIHGGKVEAKNQNGLCIQVSWPKEGSL; from the coding sequence ATGACCATTATAGAATTCTCGTTATTCTTTGTTTTGTATACGAATATATCAAATTATCAAATTGATGAAGTGTTGGATGGACTTCTAAGTCGAGGTGGGAGTCATCGAGATGTACTAGAGAAGAAGTTCGATGAGGCTACACTGAATCATGTAGCGCTAATGGAGTCAGAAGCAATAACAGATGTAGTCATTACAGATGAACAAGGCAACATTCTATCTAGTTCATCCTCTATTGATTCATTTCACAGAGAATTAATTCAAGAATATAGAACAAGTCCAAAATATAAAGGGATAATAGTTGAAGAGCAGTGGAAAACCTCTCCCTACGTAGCAACATTATCCCCCATTATGATCAATGGGGAACTTCAAGGCAATGTGTATATGTTTTCACCTTCTTCCATCATTAGAGATCTTACCACTCATCTCTCTCGGCAGTTCATTTTTGTCATGGTACTCATCCTTGTTGTGACCATGATTGTCGTGTTCACTCTTTCAAAGCTGGTAACCAAACCACTCATTAGGATGAAAGAAGAGACTGAAAAGCTAAGCAATGGGGAGACAAATGTGGAGTTGAGTGAACATTATAATGATGAACTTGGAGTATTAGCTCGTTCCATCAATCGTTTAGCTGAAGATTTAGAAAGAATGAAGCAGGAACGTAACGACTTTTTGTCTTCGATTGCTCATGAATTACGCACTCCCCTAACTTATTTAAAAGGGTACGCCGATATTGCATCCCGAGAGCAGACAAGTGAAGAGAATAGAAGAAAGTACCTTGAAATTATTAAAGAAGAGACCGAAAGTCTTACAACAATGATTCAACAACTTTTTCAATTAGCAAAAATGGATGAAAATACGTTTGCCATTCAGCCGGAATCATGCAAAGTTAAGCCCTTAATACTGGATGCAAAACAGAAGCTGTACCCACTGATAAAAACGCATGTCGCTGAAGTAAGAATCGATTGTCCTGAAGAGCTCGAGGTTTATGCAGATCCTATTCGTTTCAAGCAAGTGATTATGAATCTTTTAGACAACGCCCTACGGTATTCTGGCAGGCATCCTAGCGTCTGGATTCAAGTTCAAAAGCTGCACATGAAAGTGTTGATTACCATAAGAGACGAAGGACCTGGTGTCCCGGAAGAGTCCATTCCTTATCTTTTTGATCGTCTTTTTCGATTGGATAAATCAAGATCTAGGAACTCAGGGGGAACTGGGTTGGGGCTTGCTATCGTTAAAGAGATTGTAGAGATTCATGGAGGGAAAGTTGAAGCTAAGAATCAGAATGGATTATGTATTCAAGTGTCTTGGCCAAAGGAGGGAAGTTTATGA
- a CDS encoding F510_1955 family glycosylhydrolase, whose amino-acid sequence MKITLMILVSITVIAGCSQLERESNQKEAGKESLQVATESFDGSLKHVHGMGYVNGETIAYAAHSGVKIFQDGDWLESTYHKNDYMGFNVVDDGFYTSGHPGEQSDLPNPVGLQRGELTKKELSPLAFEGESDFHAMGVGARNHTIYVLNERSNSEMDEGLYKSTEQGRSWEKITAENVGEKILQIAVHPDDDKIVAVADATGIYFSENGGETFKIISEQGQGSGLYFTEDRLYYGLYTGEASLKVYDWNEQTKENMELPKLGEDAVMYISKNPDADGEFVIFTINGSSYITSNYGKEWEQIIDKGKTK is encoded by the coding sequence ATGAAAATAACCCTTATGATATTAGTATCGATTACAGTTATTGCAGGCTGTAGCCAATTAGAACGAGAGAGTAACCAAAAAGAAGCGGGCAAAGAATCCTTACAAGTAGCTACAGAATCATTTGACGGATCATTAAAGCATGTGCACGGAATGGGGTATGTAAATGGAGAAACTATTGCATACGCTGCGCATTCGGGTGTGAAGATTTTTCAAGATGGGGATTGGCTGGAATCTACATACCACAAAAATGATTACATGGGTTTTAATGTGGTGGATGATGGCTTTTATACTTCAGGACATCCAGGTGAACAAAGTGATTTACCTAATCCTGTTGGACTTCAAAGAGGGGAGTTGACTAAAAAGGAACTATCACCTCTTGCTTTTGAAGGAGAAAGCGACTTTCATGCAATGGGGGTAGGGGCGAGAAACCATACCATTTATGTATTAAACGAGCGTTCTAATTCTGAGATGGACGAAGGTCTCTATAAAAGCACGGAGCAAGGGAGAAGTTGGGAAAAGATTACGGCCGAAAATGTAGGAGAGAAAATTTTGCAAATTGCCGTGCATCCGGATGATGATAAAATCGTGGCAGTGGCAGATGCTACAGGTATTTACTTCAGTGAAAATGGAGGAGAAACCTTTAAGATCATTTCTGAACAAGGACAAGGAAGCGGTTTATATTTCACAGAAGATCGATTATACTACGGTCTTTATACCGGAGAGGCTTCATTAAAGGTTTATGATTGGAATGAACAAACAAAAGAAAACATGGAACTCCCTAAGTTAGGGGAAGATGCTGTTATGTATATCTCTAAAAACCCAGATGCGGATGGTGAGTTTGTTATATTCACAATTAATGGGAGCAGTTATATAACTTCTAATTACGGGAAAGAATGGGAACAAATTATTGATAAAGGGAAAACGAAATAA
- the groL gene encoding chaperonin GroEL (60 kDa chaperone family; promotes refolding of misfolded polypeptides especially under stressful conditions; forms two stacked rings of heptamers to form a barrel-shaped 14mer; ends can be capped by GroES; misfolded proteins enter the barrel where they are refolded when GroES binds), translating to MAKEIKFGENARRSMLRGVDSLANAVKVTLGPKGRNVVLEKKFGSPLITNDGVTIAKEIELEDHFENMGAQLVKEVATKTNDVAGDGTTTATVLAQAMILEGLKNVAAGANPMIVRKGIEKAVIAAVEEIKNISVPIEGKESIAQVASISANDEEVGQLIAEAMEKVGNDGVITVEESKGFTTELEVVEGMQFDRGYISPYMVTDSDKMEAILDEPYIMITDKKISNVQEILPLLEKVVQQGKPLLIIAEDLEGEALATLVVNKLRGTFNAVAVKAPGFGDRRKAMLQDIATLTGGQVITEEVGMDLKTADISALGRARQIRVTKEDTIVVDGFGDRGEINARVGQIRTQLEDTTSEFDKEKLQERLAKLAGGVAVIKVGAASETELKEKKLRIEDALNSTRAAVEEGIVSGGGTALVNVIRAVESVKLEGDAATGVSIVKRSLEEPIRQIAFNAGQEGSVIVERLKKEEVGIGYNALTNEWVDMVKSGIVDPAKVTRSALQNAASVAAMFLTTEAVVADQEEDEPAGGAPGMDPMGGMGGMGGMM from the coding sequence ATGGCTAAAGAAATTAAATTTGGTGAAAACGCGCGTCGTTCAATGCTTCGTGGGGTGGATTCACTTGCAAACGCAGTAAAAGTAACGCTTGGACCAAAAGGTCGCAACGTGGTATTGGAGAAGAAATTTGGATCTCCACTTATCACCAATGATGGCGTAACCATTGCAAAAGAGATTGAACTAGAAGATCACTTTGAAAACATGGGTGCACAACTCGTAAAAGAAGTTGCTACCAAAACCAACGATGTTGCTGGTGATGGTACGACGACCGCTACTGTATTGGCTCAAGCAATGATTCTTGAAGGGCTAAAAAACGTAGCAGCTGGTGCTAACCCAATGATCGTACGCAAAGGAATCGAAAAAGCGGTTATCGCTGCTGTAGAAGAAATTAAAAATATTTCTGTACCGATCGAAGGAAAAGAGTCGATCGCACAGGTTGCTTCTATCTCGGCTAACGACGAAGAAGTAGGGCAATTGATTGCAGAAGCAATGGAAAAAGTGGGTAACGACGGTGTAATCACAGTCGAAGAATCCAAAGGGTTTACTACTGAATTGGAAGTTGTAGAAGGGATGCAATTTGACCGTGGCTACATCTCCCCATACATGGTAACCGATTCTGATAAAATGGAAGCAATCTTGGATGAGCCGTACATCATGATCACGGATAAGAAGATCAGTAATGTACAAGAGATTCTGCCACTACTAGAAAAAGTAGTTCAACAAGGTAAGCCCCTCTTGATTATCGCTGAGGATCTTGAAGGAGAAGCACTCGCTACTTTGGTTGTGAATAAATTGCGTGGTACCTTTAACGCTGTCGCTGTAAAAGCTCCTGGCTTTGGCGATCGTCGCAAAGCGATGCTACAAGATATTGCTACCTTGACCGGTGGTCAAGTAATCACAGAAGAAGTAGGTATGGACCTGAAAACTGCTGATATCAGTGCATTGGGTCGTGCTCGTCAAATCCGTGTGACCAAAGAAGATACCATCGTCGTGGATGGTTTTGGTGATCGCGGAGAGATTAACGCTCGTGTAGGTCAAATTCGGACACAATTGGAAGATACCACATCCGAGTTCGATAAAGAGAAACTACAAGAGCGCTTGGCTAAATTGGCGGGTGGTGTAGCCGTTATTAAAGTGGGAGCGGCTTCCGAAACCGAATTGAAAGAGAAAAAATTGCGCATTGAAGATGCTCTTAACTCCACTCGTGCAGCTGTGGAAGAAGGCATTGTTTCAGGTGGCGGTACCGCTCTAGTAAACGTGATCCGTGCGGTAGAGAGCGTAAAACTAGAAGGGGATGCAGCAACAGGTGTTAGCATCGTGAAGCGTTCTCTTGAAGAACCGATTCGCCAAATCGCGTTTAACGCTGGGCAAGAAGGTTCCGTTATCGTTGAGCGTCTGAAAAAAGAAGAAGTAGGCATTGGCTACAATGCCCTCACCAACGAATGGGTAGATATGGTGAAATCAGGCATCGTAGATCCAGCCAAAGTTACCCGTTCTGCGCTTCAAAATGCAGCCTCCGTTGCAGCTATGTTCCTTACCACTGAAGCAGTTGTGGCTGATCAAGAAGAAGATGAGCCAGCTGGCGGTGCGCCGGGAATGGATCCAATGGGCGGCATGGGTGGCATGGGCGGCATGATGTAA
- the groES gene encoding co-chaperone GroES, which produces MIKPLGDRIVLEAIEQEETTASGIVLPDSAKEKPQEGKVVAVGSGRFENGHKVELEVKEGDRVIFSKYAGTEVKVGETEYLVLRESDVLAIVE; this is translated from the coding sequence ATGATCAAACCATTGGGTGATCGTATCGTATTGGAAGCGATCGAACAAGAAGAGACAACAGCAAGTGGCATAGTTTTGCCTGATTCCGCTAAAGAAAAACCGCAAGAAGGGAAAGTGGTTGCGGTAGGAAGTGGTCGTTTTGAAAACGGTCATAAAGTTGAGTTGGAAGTGAAAGAAGGCGACCGTGTCATCTTTTCCAAATATGCCGGCACTGAAGTGAAAGTCGGAGAAACAGAATACTTAGTGTTACGCGAGAGTGACGTATTGGCGATTGTAGAGTAG
- the tatC gene encoding twin-arginine translocase subunit TatC, with protein MTEQNQTALDHFVELRSRILWVLGTFIVSMGLGIYLAGPIIQWFKKRPSLEGFSFHIFNPMDPLTVIMQFAFVIAFCLTLPVLLYQIWKFVKPGLLPHEQRATLVYIPIAVLLFALGLSFGLFIVFPYLIMFMETLNGVLGAEMTYGIYEVFSFMFRICFPMALLFELPIIVLFFTRLRILRPSMLRKGRRFAYVALVVVAAMITPPDFISNILVAIPLFLLYEISIALCAWLDRRLIRLDEERERMWEETKE; from the coding sequence ATGACCGAGCAGAATCAAACCGCGCTAGACCATTTTGTAGAATTACGTAGTCGAATCTTATGGGTGTTGGGGACATTTATTGTTTCGATGGGTCTAGGAATATATTTAGCGGGCCCCATTATTCAGTGGTTTAAAAAGCGTCCTTCCCTAGAAGGATTTTCATTTCATATTTTCAATCCCATGGATCCGCTTACGGTGATCATGCAATTTGCATTTGTTATTGCTTTTTGCCTCACACTCCCTGTTCTGTTATATCAGATTTGGAAGTTTGTAAAACCTGGATTGTTGCCGCACGAACAGCGCGCTACCCTTGTCTACATTCCAATCGCCGTATTGCTATTCGCTTTGGGATTAAGTTTTGGATTGTTTATTGTGTTTCCCTATTTAATTATGTTTATGGAAACGTTAAATGGAGTGTTGGGAGCAGAAATGACCTACGGCATCTATGAAGTGTTCTCCTTTATGTTTCGTATATGCTTCCCGATGGCGCTTCTGTTCGAGTTACCGATTATTGTTCTTTTTTTTACACGTCTACGTATCCTGCGTCCGTCTATGTTGCGCAAGGGACGGAGATTTGCTTATGTCGCTTTAGTCGTTGTGGCTGCAATGATTACGCCCCCAGACTTTATCTCTAATATTCTGGTGGCCATTCCGTTGTTTTTGCTATATGAGATCAGTATCGCCCTCTGTGCGTGGCTTGATCGCCGCCTTATTAGATTAGATGAGGAGCGAGAACGCATGTGGGAAGAGACGAAAGAATAA
- a CDS encoding redox-sensing transcriptional repressor Rex → MSQEIQIPKVTAKRLPLYYRYLEKLHAIGKQRVSSTQLSDALQIDSATIRRDFSYLGELGKKGYGYNVKYLLQFLRDFLHQDEVTNVVLVGVGYLGTALLRYNFYRSHSTKIVAGFDTDKAKIGREIDDIPVFPMERMPDVCQLHQVGVAILTVPANVAQTTTDQIVESGIRGILNFSPTRITAPSTVRIHHIDLTSELQTLIYFLKNFPVDDEDNPYPIS, encoded by the coding sequence ATGTCTCAAGAAATACAGATTCCTAAGGTAACGGCCAAACGCCTCCCCTTGTATTATCGGTATCTGGAGAAGTTACACGCTATCGGAAAACAACGGGTTTCGTCTACTCAGTTGAGCGATGCTCTTCAGATTGATTCAGCTACCATTCGTCGTGACTTTTCTTACTTAGGTGAACTAGGAAAAAAAGGATATGGCTATAACGTAAAGTACTTATTGCAGTTCTTACGTGATTTTCTGCATCAGGATGAAGTAACAAACGTGGTTTTGGTAGGAGTAGGCTATTTAGGTACAGCACTGTTGCGCTACAATTTTTATCGCAGTCACAGCACTAAGATTGTGGCTGGCTTTGACACTGATAAAGCAAAGATCGGGCGTGAAATTGATGATATTCCTGTTTTTCCAATGGAACGCATGCCCGACGTGTGTCAACTTCATCAAGTAGGAGTAGCTATATTAACGGTGCCAGCTAATGTGGCGCAAACGACGACCGATCAAATTGTAGAGTCGGGAATTCGCGGGATTTTAAACTTTAGTCCCACTCGTATTACGGCACCTTCTACCGTGCGCATTCATCACATTGACTTAACGTCCGAACTGCAAACGTTGATCTATTTTCTAAAGAATTTTCCTGTGGATGATGAGGACAACCCTTATCCTATCAGTTAA
- a CDS encoding 5-formyltetrahydrofolate cyclo-ligase: protein MQLKKDKRALRRQMRERRNQMEKQEAKKGSHAVCMHLLESPEYEEAQTILYYMSFRQEVDLCVAIERSWEDGKKVVLPRTDPLNKKMILYSLTDFTQLEEGAYGIWEPSARAENKVAPDLVELAIVPGLAFDQQGFRLGYGGGYYDRFFAEDLPLDCIRMGAAYPWQIVETVYAESHDEPLHQVLTSEGVFQYHKLPFIHKSSP, encoded by the coding sequence TTGCAACTAAAAAAAGATAAGCGCGCCTTACGACGTCAAATGAGGGAACGAAGAAACCAGATGGAGAAGCAGGAAGCGAAGAAGGGTTCGCATGCCGTGTGTATGCACCTTCTTGAAAGTCCTGAGTATGAGGAAGCTCAGACGATTTTATACTATATGTCGTTTCGGCAAGAGGTGGATTTATGTGTGGCGATAGAACGTAGTTGGGAGGATGGAAAGAAGGTCGTTCTCCCACGTACGGACCCATTAAATAAAAAGATGATCCTATACAGTTTAACAGACTTTACTCAACTGGAAGAAGGAGCGTATGGAATTTGGGAGCCATCTGCACGAGCAGAAAATAAAGTTGCCCCAGACCTGGTGGAGCTTGCTATCGTACCGGGTCTCGCATTTGATCAGCAAGGGTTTCGTCTAGGCTACGGGGGCGGCTATTACGATCGCTTTTTTGCGGAAGATCTTCCGCTTGACTGTATACGTATGGGAGCTGCTTATCCATGGCAGATAGTAGAGACTGTATATGCTGAGTCGCATGATGAACCTTTACATCAAGTGCTTACTTCAGAAGGGGTTTTTCAGTATCACAAGTTGCCATTTATCCATAAGAGCTCTCCGTGA